ATCTGGATCAGGTCCTGACACATTTCGGCAAAGACCCGCTGTTGTCCGTGCGCCCGTCCAGTCAGGACCCTGATTGGGGCGGCCCGGGGGCGGTTCTAAATATCGGCATGAACGATGCCCGCCATGCCGCGATGTGTGAAACCGTCGGCGAGGCTGCGGCCACTGCGCTTTATCTGCGTTTCGTCCATTCTTATGCCACAGACGTCGCGCGCCTTGATCCCGAGGCTTTTGACTTTCCAGACCTGCGAGGCGCGGATGCCCTGAGGGCGAGCCTTGAAGCGTATGAATTCGAAGCTGATGAACCTTTTCCCCAGGATGTCCGCGAACAGCTGTCTGAAGTGTTGCGCGCGATGGCGCGGGCATGGGATGGCACCTCGGCCCGCCTATTGCGCGAGGCGAAAGGTGCGCCTGCTGATGCTGGTCTGGGACTGGTGGTGCAGGCCATGGCGCTGGGTGTCGGGCAGGGCGAAAGCGGGTCGGGTGTGATCCAGTTTGTCGACAGCGAGAGCGGCAAGCCGCAGATTACCGGCCGCTACCTGAGCCAGAGCCAAGGGCGCGAGGCGCTGAATGATCAGGAAGGCGCGTTCTATCTGACGCATGATCCGCGCGGTCCGTCGCTGGAAGATGCCTGTCCTGAGGTTTTTGCCGAATTGGTGGCCCACGGGGCCGTCTGCCGCGCGCGTCTGCGCGAAGAGATGCAGGTAGAATTCACGCTGGAAAACGGTCAGTTGCGTATTCTGGATGCGGTCCGTGTGCAGCGATCGTCGCGCGCGGCGATCCGTATTGCCGTGGCCTTGGCTGAAGATGCGGTGATTCCCCGCGAAGAGGCGGTCTTGCGCGTGCAGCCGGCGGCATTATCCGAATTGCTTCACCGTCAGGTCGACCCGCGCGCCAAGCGCGACACGCTGGTCAGCGGTATCCCTGCCAGCCCCGGTGCTGCATCCGGCCGTATTGTCTTTACCGCGAATGAAGCGCAGGCAAGTGCCGCGCGCGGGGAAGCCTGCGTTCTGGTGCGCCGCGAAACGACGCCAGAAGATATCCGCGGCATGCACGCCGCACAGGCCGTTCTGACAGTGCGTGGCGGGATCACCAGCCACGCCGCCGTGATCGGGCGCGGTCTGGGTGTGCCTTGCATTGTGGGTGCTTCCAATTTGATGATTGATCGCAAGAAAGGTGTCATCGTTACACCTGATGGCCGCCATTTTGCGGCCGGTGATATCCTGACCGTGGATGGCACGAAGGGCGAAGTGCTTGCCGGTGAAGTCGACATGCTCGAAGCCTCGCTTGATGGTCCGTTCGAAAAGCTGCTGACCTGGGCCGATGATTTCCGCGATATCGGCGTGCGTGCGAATGCCGACACGCCTGCTGATGCGCAGACAGCGCAGAATTTCGCGGCTGAAGGCATCGGGCTGTGCCGGACAGAGCATATGTTTTTCGAAGGCGACCGCCTTGGTGTCATGCGCGAGATGATCTTTGCGGAAACACCTGAAGATCGCCGCGCGGTCCTTGATCGCTTGTTGCCCATGCAGCGCGCTGATTTCAAAGAGCTTTTTTCGATCATGGCGGGGCGTCCCGTGTGCATCCGCCTGTTTGATATGCCGCTGCACGAATTCCTGCCTTTCGATAAGGCAGGCCAGCGCGACCTGGCGTCACAGCTTGCCTTGCCGCTGCCAGCTGTGACGGAGCGCGTTGCAGCCTTGTCGGAATACAACCCGATGCTGGGGATGCGTGGCGTGCGACAGGGTATTTCGATCCCCGAGATCTATGAAATGCAGGCCCGCGCCATTTTCGAGGCAACCGTCGAGTCTGCTCGTGACGGTACCGATGTGGTGCCCGAGATCATGATCCCGCTTATCAGCGCGGTGCGTGAAGTCGAGCTGGTCAAGGCCCACATCGATTCCGTTGCAAGTGCCGTGCAGGCCGAAAGCCGCACCCCGTTCCGCTATAAGCTGGGCGTCATGGTCGAGACACCGCGTGCCGCCCTGCGCGCCGAGGATATTGCGCAGCAGGCCGAGTTCCTGTCCTTTGGCACGAATGATCTGACACAGATGACCTATGGTCTGTCTCGTGATGACGCGGGCCGCTTTATGTCGGCCTACGTCCAGCAGGGCGTTTATGAAGAGGATCCGTTTCATACGCTGGACATTGAAGGCGTCGGTGAGTTGCTGTCGATCGGCGCTGCACGTGGCCGCAAGGGCCGCGCTGATGTTGTTCTGTCGATCTGTGGCGAACATGGCGGCAGCCGCACTGCAATTGCGTTTTGTCGCGCGCAGGGGTTTGACTATGTCTCTTGCTCACCGTTCCGTGTTCCAGTTGCGCGACTTTCCGCCGCCCAATTGGCCCTTGAAAATGAGACTTCTGCCTAGATATTGTCTTAAGAACCTCTGCTAACGCCTTATTCTGTCATTTTAAGTTATTCTTTGGATATGCACTGTTTCCCGTTCGTGCACAATGCATTCGCCCCGCTTTACGCCCCCGTAAAAACCGCCTAAAGAGCCCCCGCCTGCGTGGGGCTGGACCGCGCGGAGATTAAGGTGGGACGATGCGTTTCGGTTTTGGTGGCCTGGTGGCCGGTTTTGTAGTTTCTTGTTTAATCCCGGTGGCTGGTGCTGCCGATGAAGTTTTGGCGAGCCGTCTTGGCGCATTGTTGGGGCAGGAACGTGCCGCCCTTGCCACGGTGCCCGACAGCCGTCTGTCTGCCCTGACTGTTTTGCCGTCGCCCGAAGAGCGCGGCGTCGCAACGGCCCCGAAGACTGTATCCTATTCCAGCGCGTTTCTGGCCAGCATGCCGGTCGCATCCGGTGGCCCGCAGTGGCGCTGTCTGGCCGAAGCGCTCTATTTCGAGGCGCGTGGTGAAACCACACAAGGTCTGTTTGCGGTTGGTGAAGTCATCATGAACCGCGTCGACAGCGCGAATTATCCCAACAGTGTCTGCGCAGTGATCAATCAGGGCACTGGCCGGAAGTATGGCTGCCAGTTCACCTATACCTGTGACGGCCGTCCTGAAAACATCAGCGAGCCGCGCGCGTTCACCCGTGTTGGCAAGGTTGCGCGCCTGTTGATTGACGGTGCGCCACGCGGCCTGACTGACGGGGCAACCCATTATCACACGAAGGCTGTCAGCCCCTCGTGGGCCCGTCGCTATCCGCGCACGGCCGCGATCGGTTCTCACCTGTTCTATCGCCAGTCTTATCGGACAGCGTCGAACTAAGGTCGCAAATGCACGCAGGCGTGCCGCCCCGCATCTTGTGATGGCGGCTGGCCTGCCTTATCGACGGGCGTGAAGAACGAAAGCGCGCCTCATGTCCGACGATATCCGCCTGGCCTTTGCACATCCGTCTGAACGGGCTGAAGCCAGCAGCACAATCCCTTATGACCGGATTTCTTTGCGGGATTACACCGTTGAAGTGGAAATCGGTGCCTTTCAGGCAGAACGCGGCAAGTTGCAGCGCGTCCGCTTTAACGTCGTGGTCGAGGTGTTGCCGGATCGTGGGCCGATCGAGGACGATGTTGACCGGATCCTGTCTTATGACCGCGTCACCGAGGCGATCGGTGCGGAGTTGAAGGCCGAACGCATCAACCTGCTGGAAACGCTTGCCGCCCGCGTGGCCGAACGTATCCTGCTTGAGCCACAGGCCGAGCGCGTTTTTGTGCGCATCGAAAAGCTGGATCGGGGTCCTTTTGCCCTTGGCGTTGAAATCGTGCGTGCCCGTGACGGTTTTTCGCCCGATGCGCTGACCCATGAAGAGGCCCCGCATCCGCGCATCATGTATCTGTCCAATGCCGCTGTTGGGTCTGAGAACCTGACCGGATGGATTGATGAGGCTGAAGCGATGGATGCCCCGCTGATCATTTGTGTTGGTGCAGGCGACATCGCTGCCCCGCGCACGGGCCACGCGCTGACACAGCGACGTATCGACCTGCTTGCCATTGAACAGAACGCCTGGGTGCTGGCCGCCCGCGATCATCGCTGCAAGGTCGTGGCGACCCGTACAGAACTCGACTGGGCGATGAAGAATGGCCAAATTTGCGTTTGGGCCCCGTCCAAGATCGTGTTGGATGCCGTTGATGGCCCCTCTGCCAGCCCGCGTGATGCGGTGGCCCTTGTGGGATGGTTCGCGGACATGATGCAGGCAAAGGAGTTGGTTGTAGTTGGTGATGCAGCCCCAAAAATCAGCACGCCGTGTCGCACCTGCAATGTCGAGGCGACCAGCCTCACATGACGTACTTTCGTCCATTGGTGCAGACCGACGGGGCGTTTGTGTTGGCTGGCGGGTGGGCTCGGTTTGATCGGGTCGAGGTTCTGACACGCGGCGCGGCCCCCCGCATCGTGGCAGCGGCAGACATTCCTGATGAAATCCGGACCAGACTGACCGCCCCGCGGCCTGCGATCATGTCCGTGTCACTCGATCAGCCGCGTGTCATGGGCATTTTGAATGTCACGCCGGACAGTTTTTCGGATGGCGGTGATTTCGTTACGACGGCCGACGCTGTTTGTCGCGCGAAAGAGATGCTGACGGATGGTGCGCAGTTTATCGATATCGGTGGCGAAAGCACGCGACCCGGTGCGCGCGAGGTGCCGGTTGCGGAGGAATTGCAGCGTGTCGCCCCCGTGGTCGAACGCGTCGCCGCGTTGGAGCATGCTGTCGTGTCTGTTGATACCCGCAAGGCCGCTGTCGTCGCGGGTATCACGGCGGATGTTCTGGTGAACGATGTGTCCGCGATGCGCTTTGACAGTGACATGGCCCGGACTGTTGCGGGCAAGGGTGCCCCCGTCTGCCTGATGCATTCCATTGCCACGCCAGAAACCATGCAGGCCAATGCGGCCTATGACGACGTCCTGCTGGATGTCTATGACCATCTTGAAGAGCGCATTGCCTTTGCAGAAAAGAACGGCATCGCGCGCGCCAAGATTATCGTCGATCCAGGGATCGGTTTTGGCAAGACGCTGGAACACAACCTGATCCTGATCCGCGGCCTTTCGCTGTTTCACGGTCTTGGGTGCCCGATCCTATTGGGTGCGTCGCGCAAGCGGTTCATCGGGACCATCGGCAACGCGCCCGAAGCGAAAGACAGGCTCGGCGGAAGTCTGTCCGTCGCTCTTGAGGGCGTAAGACAGGGCGTGCAAATCCTGCGCGTTCACGATACATTTGCCACCAAGCAGGCGCTTGACCTGCAGATGGCGATGATCGGGACTGCGGGCAATGACACGTAAACTTTTCGGCACGGATGGCGTTCGCGGCAAGGCGAATACGTACCCGATGACGGCGGAAATGGCGCTTCAGATCGGGGCGGCGGCGGGCCGCTATTTTCGTAACGACGGATCGAACGGCCACCGGGTCGTGATCGGCAAGGACACGCGCCTGTCCGGTTACATGTTCGAGAATGCGCTGACCGCAGGATTGACCAGTACGGGCATGAACGTGCTGTTGCTTGGCCCCGTGCCGACACCGGCGGTCGGATTGCTCACCACCTCCATGCGCGCCGACGTGGGCATCATGATTTCCGCCAGTCATAATCCGCATCAGGACAATGGCATCAAGTTCTTTGGTCCTGACGGTTTTAAGCTGTCCGATGAGGCCGAAGCCGAAATCGAAACACTGATTGCCGGCAAGATCGAACCGGCGCAGGCCAATAATATCGGTCGCGCCAAGCGGATCGATGACGGTCGGTTCCGCTATGCCGAGCGTGTGAAGTCCACCTTTCCAAGCGGGATGCGTCTGGATGGGCTGAAGGTGGTGATCGATTGTGCCAACGGCGCCGCATACAAGGTCGCGCCCGAAGTTCTGTGGGAGTTGGGGGCCACGGTCATTCCGGTTGGTGTCACCCCGAACGGTTTCAACATCAATGATGGGTGCGGGTCGACCAAGCCGCAAACCGCAGCCGAGACGATTGTGACTCACGGGGCCGACGTGGGAATCTGTCTGGACGGTGACGCGGATCGCGTGATGATCCTTGATGAACACGGGCGCGTGGCAGACGGTGACCAGATCATGGCGCTGCTCGCGACGCGCTGGGCGCTCCAGGACAGGCTGGCCGGTGGCACGCTTGTGGCGACGGTCATGTCCAATTTGGGTCTTGAACGGCATTTGGAAGCAAACGGGCTGCGCCTTGAGCGCACGGGCGTTGGCGATCGCTATGTGGTCGAGGCGATGCGCGCGGGCGGTTACAATCTGGGTGGTGAGCAGTCGGGCCATATCGTCATGACTGACTACGCTACCACGGGGGACGGTCTGCTAGCGGGATTGCAGTTCCTGTGCGCGATGATCGAAACCGGTCAGAAGGCCAGTGCGCTGACCCAGACCTTCGAGACTGTTCCGCAGATGCTGAAGAATGTCCGTTATGGCACCGGGCAGGCCCCGCTGGAGGCCGCGAACGTCAAATCAGCCATTGCTGACGCAGAGTCCAAGCTTACAGGCAAGGGGCGTCTGTTGATCCGCAAATCCGGCACCGAACCGTTGGTTCGGGTCATGGCCGAGTGCGAGGACGCCGATCTGCTGGCACAGGTCGTGAACGGAATTGTAGCAGAAGTGGAGGCCGCAGTTTAAGCTGGTCCTATTTTCAACAATAGGATTTTCATCATGACCGCGCATTTTCTCGCTTTCTGGAACCTCGAAAACCTGTTTGGTCCAGAGGATCATCCGCCCCGTATCGAATGGATCAAGAGCCGCGTCGCCAATGATTTGCGTGGTTGGACGCCGGAGCTTTACCAGACCAAGCTTGACCAGCTTGCCCGTATCATTGCCCAGATGAACGGTGGTGCGGGCCCTGACATTCTTGGGGTCTGCGAAGTCGAAGACGCCTTTGTTCTGAATGACTTGGTTGCCACATTGAATGTACCCAACCGCATCTATGGCGTGGCCCATGCCAATAGCGAACGTGACCGCCGCGGCATTGATACCGCGTTTCTGTTCGATACGGCGATGTATGATGTGGACCCTGATCTGATCTTCAATCACTTCGTTTTGCGGCGCACCGGTACGCGCGATATTTTGCAGGCGACATTCAAGACCGGTGCAGGTCAGGATCTGATCGTTCTGTGCAATCACTGGCCGTCGCGGTCAGGTGGCACCGTCGAAAGCGCCGGTTTTCGCGCGACGGCTGGCGAAACGCTTGGCTATTGGCACCAGCGTATTCTGGAGGAATGCGGCGACCGCGCGGCTGTCGTTGCCTTTGGCGATTTCAATGACGATCCCTTTGATCCGTCCTTGCGGTTCAACGCCGTTGCGGGTCGCGAACGCGGCGACGTGGTGCGCGGGCGGTCGGCACAGTTTTACAATTTTGCCTGGGAGTATTTGCAGTATCAAGCCACGGATGCAGAGGGTAATCCGAAGACGCTGGATGGTACGTTGTACTTTCGCGGGGACGGGAATGTCTTTGATCAGGTGCTTGTCAACCGGTCTGTGCTTGACGGGAAGGGCCCGTTTACCGTGGTGGATGGTTCGGCAGGTGTGCTTGCCTTTGCAGAAATGGTCAGTCCGTCCGTCAGCTTTGGCCCGATCCGGTTCGGATTGCCAAAGGGCGATGCAGACCGGAACGTCAATACCGCCGGGTTCAGCGATCACTTTCCGGTATCGATCACCCTGACCGAGGCCGCGCCGATCGCATGAACAGCGACCGCAAACCCAACCATTGGCTGATCGCCAGACCGGTGAGGATCATGCCAAGTGCTACGAAAAAACGCAGGGGCAGGTCTTCCTTCAGGATCAGCGCCCCGAATACGACTGCCCAGAGCGGGACCTGATAGTTCACCAGAGTCATGAATACCGCCCCTGCCGTGCGGATCGTCACGACCCGGATCAGTGCGGCGAGTGCTGTCGGGATCAGGCCAAGGAAGATGATCGCATAGGATGCGCGCGTGCCATCCCATGCGGGAATGCCTTCGAACAGGAACATCGCGGGCAACAAAGCTGCTGCGCCGACTGTCAGTGTCAAAGCCGCCATGACGATCGAGTCAATGGGTGGGCAACGCCGGGTCATGATGCTGGACACCGCATAGGACAGTGACGCGAGAATGCAGGCGATCTGGCCAAGCGGTTCAAGCCCTGAGCCGATCCGCAAGACGCCCGGACCGATCAGAACAAGTGCCCCGATAAATCCCAGCACCACCCCGACCAGCTTGCGCGATGACATTTTTTCATCCGTGAAAACATGGGCGAGGGGCAGAACAAACAGCGGCAAGGCGGCCATCGAAATTCCGGCAAAGGCGGACGGCACATACTGTTGTCCCCAGCTGAGCAGCGCGAAGGGCAGGGCCGTGTTCAACAGGCCGATCAGGACAAGATATTTCACGAGGCGGCCAGAAATATCCGGCATGGGTCGTCCCATGGCGAACATCAGGCCCAGCAGCGCGACCGCACCCAAGGTTGTGCGCGCGCAGGCGACCGTCAGCGGTCCGAACCCTTCGAGTGCAATGGACACTACCATGAACGTGCCGCCCCAGATGACGCCGAGCGCCAGAATGGACAGCCAGTTTGTCAGGGTGGGAGAGTCAGTCATCAAGATGCCTTTGGGTTCCCTGTCTTGTGGGGCTTTCCGCGAAAGGCGGCAAGATCAAATAGATGCGGTGCCGATTGTCCACTGTTTGCGACTTGTTTGTTTCTGGTTCTGACAGTGCTTGTGAAGATGTTCACCACAAGCATAAGTTGACCTAACGCAAACGCCCGAAGGAGTTCCCCATGTCGATCAAGGTCAAGGATGGCAGCAATGCCCCGATTGGCGATGGTGATATCAACCGCTATATTTCGGCCGAAGGGTCCCAGCAAAGCTGGTTCAACCGGTCCCGCGAAGTGGTTTTTATCAACGGCATGGCGAACAGCCCGAAAAACCACATGGAAAGCGCGCTGGGGTTGTCTTTGATCCAAGGCTGTCCTGTCGTGGGCGTCTATAATCAGACCAATGGCTTTTGGGCCGATCTGGGTCAATGTCTGCGGGACAAAGGCGTCTTGGTCTTTGCGCAGGCGGGCGATTATGATTCTTGGGAAACAGGGTTCAATATCGCCTATCAGGCGGCAAAACTGAAATATCCAAGTGTCAGCAAGGTCGATTTCATGGAAGGCCTGATTTCGGGCAATCCTGCGACGGTCAGCCTGTATCGCTATGTCTGTTCACGTACCTCAAGACAGCGCGACGCGCTCAAGCTGTTTGCGCATTCGCAAGGCAACCTGATCACCAGCAATGCATTGACGGCTGTCGCTCTTGCCCTTGGCAAGAATGCAATCCGGGGGATGGAAGTCTACAGTTTTGGGTCACCCAGCCGCTTTTGGCCGCCGGGCATTACCCGGTATGACCATTCATTCACGTTCGATCCGGTGAGTTGGCTGAATTACCGCCACAGCTTCAAGAACATCAAGGTCGGATTTACACCCGGCCTGATCTCTCACGGATTCGAGGTCTATATGAACCAGGATGCCGAATTCGTCGTGAACCGTTTTCGCTGGGGCGCGTTCCGGATGACGGCAAGCATGGACGAGGACGGGCTGGCCGAGTTCCTGACGACAATTGGCAACAACCCGCCGCGTTTGACCAAGATTTTCAACTGGCTGGTCAAGCATCACTATTCGGATTCAGATGATATCGCCGTTCAGTACACCGAAAAGATGCAGGCGAAACACGGTGCCCTCATGGCCAGCATCGCGCGGTCTGATCCCGCGTTTGTCCGGTTGCTGATCGCATGCATGGAAGACGGGCGGACTTTCCCGGACGAACGCCGTGCGATCACCTACCTCGAAGGATTGATCTGAGACGCAAAAGGGCACCCAGTTGGGTGCCCTTCGTCGTTGTGATCCGATAAAAGATCAATTCTTGGCCTTGTCGACCATTTTGCCATCGGAAATCCATGGCATCATGGCGCGCAGCTTTTCACCGACCTGTTCGATCTGGTGCTCGTCGTTAATGCGGCGTGTCGCCTTGAAGTAAGGCTGGCCCACGGCGTTTTCCTGCATGAAGTCGCGCACGAATTTGCCGGTCTGGATGTCGGCCAGAACATCTTTCATACGCTGCTTGGTTTCTGCGTAGGGCAGGATGCGCGGACCGGATACATATTCACCGTACTCGGCCGTGTTCGAGATCGAGTAGTTCATGTTCGCGATGCCGCCTTCGTAGATCAGGTCCACGATCAGCTTGACCTCGTGCAGACACTCGAAATAGGCCATCTCAGGTTCGTAGCCGGCTTCGACCAGTGTTTCGAAGCCCATCCGGATCAGTTCGACCAGACCGCCGCAAAGCACGGCCTGTTCACCAAAGAGGTCGGTTTCGCATTCCTGACGGAAGTTGGTTTCGATGATCCCCGAGCGACCGCCACCGATGGCCGAGCAATAGGACAGGCCGATTTCCATCGCTTTTCCGGTTGCATCCGTGTGCACAGCCACAAGGCAAGGCACGCCGCCGCCTTTGGTGTATTCGCCACGGACTGTGTGGCCGGGACCTTTGGGGGCCATCATGATGACATCGACGCCTTCTTTGGGTTCGATCAGACCGAAGTGAACGTTCAGACCGTGTGCGAAGGCGATGGCAGAGCCAGGCTTGAGATTGTCGTGCACGTATTTCTTGTATGTCTCTGCCTGCAGTTCGTCGGGCATCGTGAACATGATGACATCACACCAAGCGGCCGCTTCTGCGATCCCCATAACCTTGAGGCCTTCGCCTTCGGCCTTTTTTGTAGAGGGGGAGCCGTCACGCAGTGCGACGACAAGGTTCTTGGCACCGCTGTCGCGCAGGTTCAGCGCATGGGCGTGACCCTGCGAGCCGTAGCCGAGGATGGCGACTTTTTTGTCCTTGATGAGATTCACATCGCAATCGCGATCGTAATAAACGCGCATATCTGCACTCCTTTGATTTGCTGGCCGCTGTGTAGCGGGTCGTCGTGCATTTGGGGAGGTTGGAATCTTGAGTATTTTTGGCAAGATGATGATTGTTATTCGCAGATTATACAGATACGCGTATTTTCATGTTAGATAGCGATGATCGTGCGATTTTGCGCCAAATGCAGGCAGACCCGAGCCTGGGTGTGCCTGACATTGCTGATCGTGTGGGGATGACCGCCGCGCGGGTGACCCGCCGCATCGAAAAGCTTGTCGCGGCTGGCGTGCTGCTGGGGCAGGAGGCTGTGATCGACTGGGCCGCCTTGGGGTTTAGCGTACATGTGTCCCTGCGCATCACACTCGACAAGACGCAGGCGCGCGCCTTTGACGAATTCATTGCTGCTGCGCGCGCGGTCCGTGAGGTCATCGAAATCCAGACGTTTCTGGGTCGCGTCGATGTACGTCTTTCGCTGGTTGCCCGTGATTTGGCGCATTATCAACAGCTGTACCGCGAGAACGTCCTGACCTTGCCTCATATCGCCGATATCGAGGCATTGATGGATGTGGCGAACGTGAAATCCGAACGGCG
The sequence above is drawn from the Cognatiyoonia koreensis genome and encodes:
- a CDS encoding putative PEP-binding protein — protein: MQQQTTYQAVTLITPTAAMHGEVHGGRAKCLQRLIRLDMPVPTTVALSFDQVMWIARGEMPDLDQVLTHFGKDPLLSVRPSSQDPDWGGPGAVLNIGMNDARHAAMCETVGEAAATALYLRFVHSYATDVARLDPEAFDFPDLRGADALRASLEAYEFEADEPFPQDVREQLSEVLRAMARAWDGTSARLLREAKGAPADAGLGLVVQAMALGVGQGESGSGVIQFVDSESGKPQITGRYLSQSQGREALNDQEGAFYLTHDPRGPSLEDACPEVFAELVAHGAVCRARLREEMQVEFTLENGQLRILDAVRVQRSSRAAIRIAVALAEDAVIPREEAVLRVQPAALSELLHRQVDPRAKRDTLVSGIPASPGAASGRIVFTANEAQASAARGEACVLVRRETTPEDIRGMHAAQAVLTVRGGITSHAAVIGRGLGVPCIVGASNLMIDRKKGVIVTPDGRHFAAGDILTVDGTKGEVLAGEVDMLEASLDGPFEKLLTWADDFRDIGVRANADTPADAQTAQNFAAEGIGLCRTEHMFFEGDRLGVMREMIFAETPEDRRAVLDRLLPMQRADFKELFSIMAGRPVCIRLFDMPLHEFLPFDKAGQRDLASQLALPLPAVTERVAALSEYNPMLGMRGVRQGISIPEIYEMQARAIFEATVESARDGTDVVPEIMIPLISAVREVELVKAHIDSVASAVQAESRTPFRYKLGVMVETPRAALRAEDIAQQAEFLSFGTNDLTQMTYGLSRDDAGRFMSAYVQQGVYEEDPFHTLDIEGVGELLSIGAARGRKGRADVVLSICGEHGGSRTAIAFCRAQGFDYVSCSPFRVPVARLSAAQLALENETSA
- the folP gene encoding dihydropteroate synthase encodes the protein MTYFRPLVQTDGAFVLAGGWARFDRVEVLTRGAAPRIVAAADIPDEIRTRLTAPRPAIMSVSLDQPRVMGILNVTPDSFSDGGDFVTTADAVCRAKEMLTDGAQFIDIGGESTRPGAREVPVAEELQRVAPVVERVAALEHAVVSVDTRKAAVVAGITADVLVNDVSAMRFDSDMARTVAGKGAPVCLMHSIATPETMQANAAYDDVLLDVYDHLEERIAFAEKNGIARAKIIVDPGIGFGKTLEHNLILIRGLSLFHGLGCPILLGASRKRFIGTIGNAPEAKDRLGGSLSVALEGVRQGVQILRVHDTFATKQALDLQMAMIGTAGNDT
- a CDS encoding Lrp/AsnC family transcriptional regulator, with the protein product MLDSDDRAILRQMQADPSLGVPDIADRVGMTAARVTRRIEKLVAAGVLLGQEAVIDWAALGFSVHVSLRITLDKTQARAFDEFIAAARAVREVIEIQTFLGRVDVRLSLVARDLAHYQQLYRENVLTLPHIADIEALMDVANVKSERRLPL
- the ilvC gene encoding ketol-acid reductoisomerase produces the protein MRVYYDRDCDVNLIKDKKVAILGYGSQGHAHALNLRDSGAKNLVVALRDGSPSTKKAEGEGLKVMGIAEAAAWCDVIMFTMPDELQAETYKKYVHDNLKPGSAIAFAHGLNVHFGLIEPKEGVDVIMMAPKGPGHTVRGEYTKGGGVPCLVAVHTDATGKAMEIGLSYCSAIGGGRSGIIETNFRQECETDLFGEQAVLCGGLVELIRMGFETLVEAGYEPEMAYFECLHEVKLIVDLIYEGGIANMNYSISNTAEYGEYVSGPRILPYAETKQRMKDVLADIQTGKFVRDFMQENAVGQPYFKATRRINDEHQIEQVGEKLRAMMPWISDGKMVDKAKN
- a CDS encoding dihydroneopterin aldolase — protein: MSDDIRLAFAHPSERAEASSTIPYDRISLRDYTVEVEIGAFQAERGKLQRVRFNVVVEVLPDRGPIEDDVDRILSYDRVTEAIGAELKAERINLLETLAARVAERILLEPQAERVFVRIEKLDRGPFALGVEIVRARDGFSPDALTHEEAPHPRIMYLSNAAVGSENLTGWIDEAEAMDAPLIICVGAGDIAAPRTGHALTQRRIDLLAIEQNAWVLAARDHRCKVVATRTELDWAMKNGQICVWAPSKIVLDAVDGPSASPRDAVALVGWFADMMQAKELVVVGDAAPKISTPCRTCNVEATSLT
- the glmM gene encoding phosphoglucosamine mutase, which codes for MTRKLFGTDGVRGKANTYPMTAEMALQIGAAAGRYFRNDGSNGHRVVIGKDTRLSGYMFENALTAGLTSTGMNVLLLGPVPTPAVGLLTTSMRADVGIMISASHNPHQDNGIKFFGPDGFKLSDEAEAEIETLIAGKIEPAQANNIGRAKRIDDGRFRYAERVKSTFPSGMRLDGLKVVIDCANGAAYKVAPEVLWELGATVIPVGVTPNGFNINDGCGSTKPQTAAETIVTHGADVGICLDGDADRVMILDEHGRVADGDQIMALLATRWALQDRLAGGTLVATVMSNLGLERHLEANGLRLERTGVGDRYVVEAMRAGGYNLGGEQSGHIVMTDYATTGDGLLAGLQFLCAMIETGQKASALTQTFETVPQMLKNVRYGTGQAPLEAANVKSAIADAESKLTGKGRLLIRKSGTEPLVRVMAECEDADLLAQVVNGIVAEVEAAV
- a CDS encoding endonuclease/exonuclease/phosphatase family protein — protein: MTAHFLAFWNLENLFGPEDHPPRIEWIKSRVANDLRGWTPELYQTKLDQLARIIAQMNGGAGPDILGVCEVEDAFVLNDLVATLNVPNRIYGVAHANSERDRRGIDTAFLFDTAMYDVDPDLIFNHFVLRRTGTRDILQATFKTGAGQDLIVLCNHWPSRSGGTVESAGFRATAGETLGYWHQRILEECGDRAAVVAFGDFNDDPFDPSLRFNAVAGRERGDVVRGRSAQFYNFAWEYLQYQATDAEGNPKTLDGTLYFRGDGNVFDQVLVNRSVLDGKGPFTVVDGSAGVLAFAEMVSPSVSFGPIRFGLPKGDADRNVNTAGFSDHFPVSITLTEAAPIA
- a CDS encoding cell wall hydrolase, producing the protein MRFGFGGLVAGFVVSCLIPVAGAADEVLASRLGALLGQERAALATVPDSRLSALTVLPSPEERGVATAPKTVSYSSAFLASMPVASGGPQWRCLAEALYFEARGETTQGLFAVGEVIMNRVDSANYPNSVCAVINQGTGRKYGCQFTYTCDGRPENISEPRAFTRVGKVARLLIDGAPRGLTDGATHYHTKAVSPSWARRYPRTAAIGSHLFYRQSYRTASN
- a CDS encoding DMT family transporter encodes the protein MTDSPTLTNWLSILALGVIWGGTFMVVSIALEGFGPLTVACARTTLGAVALLGLMFAMGRPMPDISGRLVKYLVLIGLLNTALPFALLSWGQQYVPSAFAGISMAALPLFVLPLAHVFTDEKMSSRKLVGVVLGFIGALVLIGPGVLRIGSGLEPLGQIACILASLSYAVSSIMTRRCPPIDSIVMAALTLTVGAAALLPAMFLFEGIPAWDGTRASYAIIFLGLIPTALAALIRVVTIRTAGAVFMTLVNYQVPLWAVVFGALILKEDLPLRFFVALGMILTGLAISQWLGLRSLFMRSARPRSG